From one Ochrobactrum vermis genomic stretch:
- a CDS encoding quaternary amine ABC transporter ATP-binding protein, with protein MNQEAETDMAIRIKDVTKIFGDDPREALKLLKEGKSKIEVHAETGHVIGLDNVSLDIAKGQIFVVMGLSGSGKSTLIRHVNRLIDPTAGEIFVNGDDVLSMDQYELRRFRRKTVTMVFQKFGLLPHRSVIDNVAYGLQVRGIGKQQRLEEADKWIETVGLGGYQNARPRQLSGGQQQRVGLARALAMNTDIILMDEAFSALDPLIRSGMQDELISLQKTLNKTILFITHDFDEALKIGDRIAVLKDGSVQQVGKPEEIVLKPANEHIEDFVREVNKARAIHVRAIMAPSINEPCDHFVAADTRCEDVLPLFAQYDRIGITDEKGKQIGRITVNQVIRALARYSSTVS; from the coding sequence ATGAACCAGGAAGCTGAGACAGATATGGCGATCCGGATCAAGGATGTCACGAAGATTTTTGGTGACGATCCGCGAGAGGCCCTAAAACTTCTGAAGGAAGGAAAATCAAAGATCGAGGTGCATGCTGAGACTGGTCATGTGATAGGTCTCGATAATGTATCTCTAGATATTGCAAAGGGACAGATTTTTGTCGTGATGGGCCTTTCGGGCTCTGGGAAATCGACACTTATACGTCACGTTAACCGCCTGATAGATCCCACTGCAGGGGAAATATTCGTCAATGGCGATGATGTCCTGTCGATGGACCAGTACGAACTTAGACGGTTTCGGCGCAAAACGGTTACTATGGTGTTTCAGAAGTTTGGACTTTTGCCACATAGGTCCGTGATCGATAATGTCGCTTACGGACTACAAGTGCGTGGCATCGGTAAACAACAGAGGCTTGAAGAGGCAGACAAGTGGATTGAAACGGTTGGGTTAGGTGGTTACCAAAATGCAAGACCGCGTCAGTTGTCGGGCGGACAGCAACAGCGGGTAGGTCTTGCCCGAGCGCTTGCAATGAATACCGACATTATCCTGATGGATGAAGCATTCTCCGCCCTCGACCCCCTGATCCGATCAGGCATGCAAGATGAGCTGATCAGTCTCCAAAAAACACTGAACAAGACAATCTTGTTTATCACACATGATTTTGATGAAGCACTAAAGATCGGGGATCGCATTGCGGTTTTGAAGGATGGTTCTGTCCAGCAAGTTGGGAAGCCTGAAGAAATTGTACTTAAACCTGCCAATGAGCATATCGAGGATTTCGTCCGCGAAGTGAACAAGGCGCGTGCAATCCATGTCCGAGCCATCATGGCCCCCTCTATCAATGAACCTTGCGACCATTTTGTTGCTGCGGATACGCGGTGTGAAGATGTCTTGCCGTTGTTTGCACAGTATGATCGGATCGGGATTACTGATGAAAAGGGAAAACAGATTGGGCGGATCACCGTAAATCAGGTGATTAGGGCTTTGGCGCGATATTCATCCACCGTTAGCTGA
- a CDS encoding ABC transporter permease — MFPDLIDTNPWRRAVDNGLNWVVVNWGEGFEAGARPLLLLLNAIENLLLLTPWWLIIIILVGVAWFATRRWPLPLVVLVSLFFLGIMDLWRDAMATTALMLAATISAIVISIPVGIWMSRSVLVRQFIMPVLDLMQTLPSFVYLIPTVMIFGPGKIPALIATIVYASPPLARLTDLGLRSVDPSVMEASRAFGATPMQRLFGVQIPLALPTILAGVNQTTMMALAMVVIASMIGAGGLGYQVLQGIGRLEISRGLFAGLGIVALAVIFDRITQAFGRRLQISIGVRETHL; from the coding sequence ATGTTTCCTGATTTAATCGATACGAACCCTTGGCGACGTGCTGTAGATAATGGCCTGAACTGGGTGGTCGTTAATTGGGGGGAGGGCTTTGAAGCCGGTGCCCGCCCACTTTTACTCTTACTCAATGCGATCGAGAATCTTCTTTTGCTTACCCCTTGGTGGCTAATTATAATCATTCTGGTAGGTGTCGCCTGGTTCGCGACCCGACGTTGGCCGCTACCACTTGTGGTGTTAGTTTCCTTGTTTTTCTTAGGCATTATGGACCTTTGGCGGGACGCTATGGCGACAACTGCACTGATGCTTGCCGCGACGATCAGCGCGATAGTCATTTCGATACCTGTAGGTATCTGGATGTCGCGTTCTGTTTTGGTCCGTCAGTTCATAATGCCAGTTCTCGATTTGATGCAGACATTGCCGAGTTTCGTCTACCTCATTCCCACTGTGATGATATTTGGGCCAGGCAAGATACCAGCTCTGATTGCGACAATTGTTTACGCTTCTCCACCTCTTGCTCGTCTGACGGATCTGGGGCTGCGTTCAGTCGACCCTTCGGTTATGGAGGCAAGCAGGGCGTTTGGAGCAACGCCTATGCAACGACTTTTTGGTGTCCAAATACCGTTAGCACTTCCCACAATTCTGGCGGGTGTCAATCAGACAACGATGATGGCGTTGGCAATGGTGGTCATTGCCTCAATGATTGGAGCAGGTGGCCTTGGCTACCAGGTATTGCAGGGAATCGGGCGGCTTGAAATCAGTCGAGGATTATTTGCAGGATTGGGTATCGTCGCTCTCGCTGTCATATTCGATCGCATAACCCAAGCTTTCGGACGACGGCTGCAAATCAGCATTGGAGTGAGGGAGACCCACCTATGA
- a CDS encoding glycine betaine ABC transporter substrate-binding protein gives MVTRGKCLVMGAFLAVAAAFSGPALAQDTTCGTDRTIDIAEMTWPSAAALAHIHAIILEKGFGCKVEVVTGDTVPTASSMLSRGKPAIAPELWTSVIKTNWEKGLQDGKVVDLGNAIADGTVEGWFIPRYVQEANPELKSAKDVIARPDLFPDPEDSSKGRLYSCPPGWACELSTTALFTAFDMKKTWNLFSAGSGGALDASIARAFLRKEPILFYYWGPTAVLGKFDTVQLDLGEAKPEVYACNTDPDCTSPPAVTAYPSSPAVVGAAAWIKNEAPVLADYFSKVGLTNAQISELLVFGDENKADAAATALNFLKSKSDVWKKWVPADVAEKVEASLN, from the coding sequence ATGGTAACACGTGGGAAATGTTTGGTAATGGGAGCATTTTTAGCGGTGGCAGCTGCATTTTCGGGGCCAGCGCTAGCGCAAGACACTACATGCGGCACAGATCGCACCATCGACATAGCAGAAATGACTTGGCCATCCGCTGCAGCTTTGGCGCATATCCATGCCATTATCCTTGAGAAGGGGTTTGGTTGTAAAGTGGAGGTTGTTACTGGCGATACCGTGCCAACGGCGTCATCCATGTTATCGCGTGGCAAGCCTGCCATAGCACCGGAGCTATGGACCAGTGTTATCAAGACCAATTGGGAAAAGGGCCTCCAGGATGGAAAGGTCGTTGATCTGGGCAATGCCATTGCAGACGGGACTGTGGAGGGTTGGTTCATTCCTCGTTATGTTCAGGAAGCTAATCCGGAATTGAAAAGCGCGAAGGATGTTATCGCTCGTCCGGACCTGTTTCCAGATCCAGAAGATTCCAGCAAGGGTCGCCTCTATTCCTGCCCACCGGGCTGGGCATGTGAACTTTCAACCACTGCGCTGTTTACGGCCTTTGATATGAAGAAGACATGGAACCTATTTTCGGCAGGCTCGGGCGGTGCTCTTGATGCATCGATCGCCCGTGCTTTCCTGCGTAAAGAGCCGATACTTTTCTATTACTGGGGCCCAACCGCTGTGCTCGGTAAATTTGATACGGTACAGCTCGATCTTGGAGAAGCTAAACCGGAGGTCTATGCTTGCAATACTGATCCAGATTGCACGAGCCCGCCGGCTGTGACGGCTTACCCTTCATCCCCGGCGGTCGTCGGTGCTGCTGCTTGGATAAAGAATGAGGCTCCGGTTCTCGCTGACTATTTCTCCAAGGTTGGGCTGACGAATGCTCAGATCAGCGAGCTTTTGGTTTTTGGCGATGAAAACAAGGCAGACGCGGCAGCTACGGCGCTCAATTTTCTGAAGAGCAAGTCTGACGTGTGGAAAAAATGGGTGCCCGCCGACGTGGCAGAAAAAGTAGAGGCAAGTCTCAACTAA
- a CDS encoding M55 family metallopeptidase yields MNHDECNDISFGVPDGFLSGDARIGMCGEANELVCDVLIGARRSEGHEPAKTSSSPQSAVEAICDVVEQALSRDFPECLPKLAQTFEHIFEYTKPIKAYRCGWYPPRALHFKANNFLDIQRAIRSNI; encoded by the coding sequence TTGAATCATGATGAATGTAACGACATCAGTTTTGGCGTCCCTGACGGTTTTCTTTCCGGTGATGCCAGAATCGGAATGTGCGGGGAAGCGAACGAGCTCGTGTGCGACGTTCTCATAGGCGCCAGAAGGAGCGAAGGGCATGAGCCCGCGAAGACCTCTTCATCTCCGCAAAGTGCTGTCGAAGCAATTTGTGATGTGGTTGAACAGGCGTTGTCGCGCGACTTTCCCGAATGCCTTCCAAAACTGGCACAAACATTTGAGCACATTTTCGAGTACACCAAACCGATCAAAGCCTATCGTTGCGGTTGGTACCCGCCCCGTGCGTTACATTTCAAAGCGAACAACTTCCTCGATATTCAGCGCGCCATCCGATCTAACATCTGA
- the bktB gene encoding beta-ketothiolase BktB, whose protein sequence is MKRSVVIASGVRTPIGDFGGSLAGIPPCELGAAVACEAIARAGIKPDQVEQTVFGNVIHTGPEDMYISRVVAVRAGVPHTSPALTLNRLCGSGLQAVVSAAEQIQLGKADIVLAGGAESMSRSGHLLTQARSGQKMGDVTAIDMMVGALTDPFGHGHMGMTAENIAERSGIDRAQQDAFAVESHRRAAAAIADGRFRGQIQPITVKQGRVEKLFDTDEHVRSNVSLKDMAKLRPAFRKDGTVTAGNASGLNDGAAALVLMEETVAKAHGVKALGRIIATGLGGVAPEVMGIGPVPASRQALQWAGLNVNDMDVIESNEAFAAQACAVSAELEFPKDKVNPNGGAVALGHPVAASGAIILIKLCYELQRIGGRYGLATMCIGGGQGIAMVVERV, encoded by the coding sequence TGGGGTCCGCACGCCAATCGGTGATTTTGGTGGCTCTCTTGCAGGTATTCCTCCGTGTGAACTGGGAGCCGCAGTGGCTTGCGAAGCGATCGCGCGTGCCGGCATCAAACCCGATCAAGTCGAGCAAACCGTCTTCGGCAATGTTATCCATACCGGACCGGAGGATATGTATATTTCACGCGTCGTTGCGGTTCGTGCCGGTGTGCCACACACATCGCCTGCGTTGACTTTGAACCGCTTGTGCGGTTCGGGCCTCCAGGCTGTCGTTTCCGCCGCCGAGCAGATTCAGCTTGGCAAAGCGGATATCGTGCTTGCTGGCGGTGCAGAAAGCATGAGCCGTTCCGGCCATTTATTGACGCAGGCGCGTAGTGGTCAGAAGATGGGCGATGTAACCGCGATTGATATGATGGTGGGCGCTCTGACCGATCCCTTTGGTCATGGTCACATGGGCATGACCGCTGAGAATATTGCGGAACGGTCCGGCATAGATCGCGCACAACAGGATGCCTTCGCGGTTGAATCGCATCGCCGTGCGGCTGCCGCAATTGCGGATGGCCGCTTTAGAGGACAAATACAGCCAATTACCGTCAAGCAAGGCCGGGTAGAAAAGCTGTTTGATACTGATGAACATGTGCGCAGCAATGTTTCTCTTAAGGATATGGCCAAGCTGCGTCCTGCCTTTCGCAAGGATGGCACCGTAACGGCGGGCAATGCTTCGGGTCTCAATGATGGCGCGGCAGCTCTGGTCCTTATGGAGGAGACCGTCGCTAAGGCCCATGGCGTCAAGGCATTAGGCCGCATTATCGCAACCGGCCTAGGTGGTGTAGCTCCAGAGGTCATGGGTATTGGCCCTGTTCCAGCCAGCCGTCAGGCTTTGCAGTGGGCAGGGCTGAACGTAAACGATATGGATGTTATCGAATCCAACGAGGCATTTGCGGCACAGGCCTGTGCGGTTAGCGCGGAACTGGAGTTTCCGAAAGATAAGGTCAATCCGAATGGGGGCGCAGTGGCTCTCGGCCATCCGGTAGCGGCGTCGGGAGCGATCATCCTCATCAAACTCTGCTATGAACTGCAACGTATCGGTGGTCGATATGGGTTGGCAACTATGTGTATCGGTGGCGGGCAAGGTATTGCGATGGTGGTCGAGCGGGTCTAA